One window of the Natronomonas marina genome contains the following:
- a CDS encoding adenylate kinase gives MSQPKVLLLGPPGAGKGTQSSNIVEEYGVDHVTTGDALRANKDMETEHGTPREYMEAGELVPDPVVNEIVKAALEEADGFVLDGYPRNLSQAEYLDDITDLDLVALLDVDRGELVDRLTGRRVCEECGTNYHVEFSPPEEAGVCDECGGDLVQRDDDNEETVEERLDVFEENTQPVIEYYDEEGELVRIDGEGTPEEVWADLRAAIDDAN, from the coding sequence ATGAGCCAGCCGAAGGTCCTGCTGCTCGGCCCACCGGGCGCGGGCAAGGGAACGCAGTCCAGCAACATCGTCGAGGAGTACGGCGTCGACCACGTCACGACCGGCGACGCCCTCCGGGCGAACAAGGACATGGAGACCGAGCACGGCACGCCGAGAGAGTACATGGAGGCGGGCGAACTCGTGCCGGACCCGGTGGTCAACGAGATCGTCAAGGCCGCACTCGAGGAGGCCGACGGCTTCGTGCTGGACGGCTACCCCCGGAACCTCTCGCAGGCGGAGTATCTCGACGACATCACCGACCTCGACCTGGTCGCCCTGCTCGACGTCGACCGCGGCGAACTGGTCGACCGGCTGACCGGCCGCCGGGTCTGCGAGGAGTGCGGCACCAACTACCACGTCGAGTTCAGTCCGCCCGAGGAGGCGGGCGTCTGCGACGAGTGCGGCGGCGATCTCGTTCAGCGGGACGACGACAACGAGGAGACGGTCGAGGAACGGCTCGACGTCTTCGAGGAGAACACCCAGCCCGTCATCGAGTACTACGACGAGGAGGGCGAACTCGTCCGCATCGACGGCGAGGGCACCCCCGAGGAGGTCTGGGCGGACCTGCGGGCGGCCATCGACGACGCGAACTGA